The sequence ATTCTATCGCCTATAAAGCCTAGAGCAAATGCGCCAATCAACATACCGAGAAGCCAGCTACTAAGCACTCTACCAGCCTCTTCGGACGTCAACTCCAAATCCCTTATTATAAGAGTCAAAGTACCAGAGATAAGCCCTGAGTTCATAGAATCAAATGCCCAACCCACCATAAGAACAGCGAGTAAAAACACGTGAAACCTCTTTAATATCTTCATTAAATCATTTTTCTCACCAGAACTATAATAACTTTACGCGCAGCGCCTAAACTTCTAGTCAATTTTAAGATTTTTACGTTGCGGAAATGTGATAATAATCTAATAAAATAAATAATACAAAAACTCAATGACTGTCCAAGTTTTCTAGCAAATATTTATTTGCAAGTCTGCTTGTAATTCCATCATTCTCGGCTATTTCTTTATATATAAGAGCACTTTTCCTATGGATTCTTTTTTTATTCTCGAAATCCACTTTAATTAGACCGAATCTCATTTTAAATCCACTAGCCCACTCATAATTATCTATTAGAGACCAATGCAAATAGCCTATTATATTAAAGCGCTTTTTAATCTCCTGTAGTTGAAATACATGGCTTACTATGAACGAAGGCCTTAGCTTATCATCTTTATCAGCTATACCGTTTTCAGTTATTAGAATTGGTTTACCGTACTTAGCGCATATTCTAACTGAATCATAAAGTCCTTTAGGGAATATTTCCCAGCCAAAGTCTGATGTAGGAAAACCCGCTTTTGATCTTGAATTCGGTTTGCACATTCTACCATAACCTTTCACAATTTCGAACTTCGTAATCGGTAGCATAGACATTAACGGTTTTTCCTTCTTCCTTAAAACATACCTTGTATAGTAATTGATCCCCAACCAATCCATTTTATTGTACATATGAAATCTTCTCTCTTCAGAATCAATCTCACTATTAAAATCAATGTCTACTTCTCCATCGTTTACAGCATTTATGAACCATTCATTATAAAAATAGTTAAAGTTCTTTGCAGCAACGGTATCATCCGAATTTTCAGGGTTTAGAGGATATGCAGGAGATATGCTATGAATTAAGCCGACAAACGCTGCTTCTACACTATCCTTATCAGCTCTTATTTTATCAAACTTTTTTATCATGTCATAGGCTCTAGCATGAGCCACTGCCATGTTGATAATTGCTTTTGCATAAGCTTTCTGACTTATAACTCCTGGAGGCGATCCTGAAGGAAATAGGTAACTCCTAGCAACAATATTTGGTTCATTAAATACAGACCATATA is a genomic window of Thermoproteales archaeon containing:
- a CDS encoding glycoside hydrolase family 1 protein, whose protein sequence is MYKEFLWGASISGFQFEMGDPNGLDIDSNTDWFVWVHDKYNIENKVVSGDFPENGPNYWFLFAKDHELAQKLGMNAFRIGIEWSRIFPKSTRKVEVEYEIDGLGLISHIDIGEEHLFELDKIANKRALLKYREIIYDLRKREFKVIVNLNHFTLPLWIHNPIKARETKLKSGPLGWLEKESIVEFVKYVAYIAWKLGDIVDIWSVFNEPNIVARSYLFPSGSPPGVISQKAYAKAIINMAVAHARAYDMIKKFDKIRADKDSVEAAFVGLIHSISPAYPLNPENSDDTVAAKNFNYFYNEWFINAVNDGEVDIDFNSEIDSEERRFHMYNKMDWLGINYYTRYVLRKKEKPLMSMLPITKFEIVKGYGRMCKPNSRSKAGFPTSDFGWEIFPKGLYDSVRICAKYGKPILITENGIADKDDKLRPSFIVSHVFQLQEIKKRFNIIGYLHWSLIDNYEWASGFKMRFGLIKVDFENKKRIHRKSALIYKEIAENDGITSRLANKYLLENLDSH